The region GAAGATATCGCGCTGGCGGCGAACAATCCGCAATATCAGCAGCTGCTGAGCACTTACGGTGTGTTGCCGCGTCATCCTTCGCAGCTGTATGAGCTGTTCCTCGAAGGCATCGTGCTGTTCATCATTCTCAACCTGTTTATTCGCAAGCCGCGCCCGATGGGCAGCGTCTCTGGCCTGTTCCTGATTGGCTATGGCGCTTTCCGCATCATCGTTGAGTTCTTCCGCCAGCCGGATGCCCAACTGGGCCTGTTTGAAGGTGGCATCAGCATGGGGCAGATTCTCTCCATCCCGATGATTCTGGCCGGTGTGATTATGATGATCTGGGCGTTCCGTCGTCGTCCGCAGCAACAAACTCGTGAGGTAAAATGAAACAGTATCTGGATTTAATGCAACATGTGCTGAATGAAGGCGCAGAGAAAGCCGACCGAACCGGTACGGGCACCCTGTCGATTTTCGGCCACCAGATGCGTTTCAATTTGCAGGACGGTTTTCCCCTGGTCACCACCAAGAAAGTGCACCTGCGTTCCATCATTCATGAGCTGCTGTGGTTCCTGAAAGGCGAAACCAACATCAGCTACCTGAAAGATAACAAGGTGACGATTTGGGACGAGTGGGCTGATGAGAATGGCGATTTAGGTCCGGTTTACGGCAAGCAGTGGCGCAGCTGGGGCAGTGCGTCAGGTGAAGAGATCGACCAGATTAGCAAAGTGATTGAGCAGCTGAAGCGCGATCCCGATTCACGCCGCATCATTGTATCGGCATGGAACGTGGGCGAGCTGGACCAGATGGCGCTGGCACCGTGCCATGCGTTCTTCCAGTTCTACGTGGCGAACGGCAAGCTCTCTTGCCAGCTCTATCAGCGCTCCTGCGATATCTTTCTCGGCCTGCCGTTTAATATCGCTAGCTATGCGCTGCTGGTGCATATGGTGGCGCAGCAATGCGATCTGGAAGTGGGTGATTTTGTCTGGACCGGTGGCGATACTCATCTGTACAGCAACCACCTGGAGCAGGCGCAGTTACAGCTAACGCGCGAGCCGCGCCCGCTGCCGAAGCTGGTGATCAAGCGTAAGCCTGCTTCTATCTTCGACTACAACTTCGAAGATTTTGAGATCGAAGGTTACGACCCGTATCCGGCCATTAAAGCGCCAGTCGCGGTGTAAATTTACTCGCATCAACCCTGAAGCCCTGCCACTGTGCGGGGCTTTTTTATCTCTGTTATCTGCCTCCGCCTCACAAAAATTTGTCTCTTCATGTACCGCGCGAAAATAGCCTGCGCAATGCTTTCCATCCTGCTTGATGTTGCCTTGTTACCCGCCGTGAAGATGCGCATCTTTATCGCCATGAACAAACACGCAAACCTCGGTTTCACCTTGCCGGAACTGCTATTGGTGATGGTGATCGCTGGCATACTCAGCCTCGGCGCCCTGCACAGTTGGCAGCGCTGGCAGCAGCATCAGCAGCTGCGCGATAGCGTGCAGCAATTACAGGGTTTTCTGTTACGGCTGCGCGCCCATGCGAACTGGCATAATAGCGATCTCAATTTGTGGTTGATTCCCGGCGAACGTGGCTGCCTCGGCGTGGGGGTAAAACCGCCGGAGGGCTGTGAGCTGCCTTCACGCTGGAGGTTAGCGCCGCCGCACACCGGGGTGCGCTTCAGCGCGATCATCGGTGAGCCGGGTTTCTTTGGGCGGCGTGACGTGGCGCGGCCTGGCAGCATTGAGGTTGAAAGCGCGGTCGGTCGCTGGCGGGTGATTATCTCTGCACGAGCACGCCTTCGCGCCTGTCAGGAGGGAGAAAAAGGGTGCGAATAGCGGAGGCCGGCTTCAGCCTGCTGGAGATGCTGATTGCGCTGGCGGTAGGGGCAATATTAATGGTCAGCGTGGGCCGGTTCTTGCCGCTGCTGCTGGAACAAAATCTGCGCCTGCAGCAGCGTGTGCAGTTGCAACAGGAGCTACAGCAGCTTTCCCATACGCTGCAAAAGGCGTTACAGCGCGCGGGATATTGTCGCGGGCAATGCAGTGGACCGGCGCTCACGCTCGCTGCTGGTGGCAGCTGTGTCCTACTGCGCTGGGATGAAAACAGCAATGGACGCTGGGAAGATGTGGGCAGCAGTGACAGTGACTTTTACGGCTATCGATTGCGCAGTGGGCAACTGGAAATGCAGCGCGCGGTGGATAGCTGCAACGGCAACGGTTGGGAGCGTCTGACCGATCCCGCTTTTCTCACGATTGAGCATTTCAACGTGGTGCGGCAGGGAACCCGGTTAGTTCTCCATCTGACGGGTCGAGCGGGTGCGCAAAGCCTGCAGGTTGAGCACTGGGTTGAAGGACGAAATTTATGAGTCAGTACGGCAACAGTACGTTGGGCATGGTGTTGATGCTGTTACTGCTCGGCAGCCTGACGCTTCATGCCACGCGCACGCAGTTGTCACAGGGCATGGTGCTGGTGGCCGATACACAGCAGTATCATCAAGATTTTGCGCAAGCACAGGCTGCGCTGCAATGGGGGCTGATGCAGAGTTGGCCTGCAGCGTCCGGTTGGCAATGTCAGCAACAGTCCCTACACCAGTGGTTAAGCTGCTTATTATATACGGAGGAGGGTAATGCGCTGTTATCGGGTCAGGATGAAAAGAGTGAACTCCGCCTCTGGCAATGGGTCTCGCCACGCAGCCATCGGCTGCATCCCCAGGCGCACGGCTGGATTGACTACTGTCCATTGTCTAAACCGGAGCACTGCCAGCCGCAGGAAGGATCAGCAGGGCTTTAGCCTGGCTGAAACGTTGGTGGCGATGCTGCTGCTGGCGATGACCATCAGCACGCTGTTGCAATACCATCAAGCGCTGGCCTTAGGGTTTAGTCAACAGTGGCAGCAGCGCCAGGCGTGGCAGGTTGCCGGGCAAGCCTTGCTGGGGCGTGAGGTGGCGGGCTGGCACATCGAGCGTCAGCAGCAGAGTGTGGGCATAGGATGCGTGCTGGAGCGCATCACGGTGACGGGCTCGCAACAGCGCAGCGCCAGCCTGGCTCAGCTCAATTGTCACTAAGGTGACCTCGGCGATAGGCATCGTTAGCGATACAGGGTAGAGTGACCAGGCTGCGCTGTTTTCCCTCTCAAGGAGATTTATGTTCCGGGTTTACCACTCCAATCAGCTTGATCTGTTGAAAAATCTGGCAGGTATTCTGATTGAAAACCAGCCGCTGAACGATGCGTTCGCGGCCGAACAGGTGCTGGTGCAGAGCCCCGGCATGGCGCAGTGGCTGCAGATGGAACTGGCAAACAGTTTTGGTATTGCAGCGAACATCGACTTTCCGCTCCCTGCGACCTTTATCTGGAACATGTTTGTCAAAGTGCTGCCCGGCATTCCAGAGGAGAGCGCTTTCACCAAAGCCAGCATGAGCTGGAAATTGATGCATCGCTTGCCCACCTTGCTGGAGCAGGAGGCGTTTCAGCCGTTGCGTCACTACCTCAATGAAGACGATGACAAGCGCAAGCTGTATCAACTCAGCGCCCGCGTTGCCGATCTGTTTGACCAGTATCTGGTGTATCGTTCTGATTGGCTCAACAGTTGGGAGCGCGGAGAACTCATCGACGGCTTGAGCGATGCCCAGCAGTGGCAGGCCCCGCTGTGGCGCGATCTGGTGGCGTTCACCGAACAATTGGGCCAGCCGATGTGGCACCGTGCCAACCTGTATGCGCGCTTTATCCACGCGCTGGAGCAGGCAACGACGGCACCAGCGGGGTTGCCGCAGCGCGTGTTTATTTGTGGTATCTCTGCGTTGCCGCCCGTGTATTTGCAGGCGCTGGAAGCGCTCGGCCGCCATATCGATATTCATCTGCTGTTTACCAATCCCTGCCGCCACTACTGGGGCGATATTCAGGATTACGCGTTCCTCGCGAAATTGCAGAGCCGCAAGCGTCGCCGCATGCAGTCTGAAGAGGCACAGCCGCTGTTCCGCGATCCCGAAGCAGCACCGACGCTGTTCAACGAACTCGGCGAGCAACAACTCACCAATCCGTTATTGGCCTCCTGGGGCAAACTCGGGCGCGATAACCTGTTCCTGCTCAGTCAGATGGAATCCGCCGCCAACGATATTGATGCCTTTGTTGAGATGCCGCAGGACAGCCTGCTACACAGTCTGCAAGCCGATCTGCTCAACCTGGATGACCACGCCGTGATCGGTTTGCACGCCGATGAACTGGGTAACAGCCACAAAAAACGAGTGCTCGATCCTGACGATCGCACCATCACGCTGCAGGTGTGTCATAGCGCTCAGCGTGAAGTGGAAGTGTTACAGGATCATCTGCTGGCGCTGATGGAGGCCGATCCCGATCTTAAACCGCGCGACATCATCGTGATGGTGGCGGATATCGATAGCTACGCGCCATTCATTCAGGCGGCGTTTGCCAGTGCGCCTGCGGATCGTTATCTGCCGTTTGCCATCTCGGATCGCCGCGCCAGCCAGGCACATCCGGCGATTCTGGCCCTGCTGAGCGTGCTGGCATTACCGGACAGCCGTTTCGCTTCTGAAGAGGTACTGGCGCTGCTGGAAGTCCCTGCGCTGGCGCAGCGCTTTTCGGTGGATGAAAGCGGTCTGCGCCTGCTGCGTCGCTGGGTGATGGAATCCGGTATTCGCTGGGGGCTGGATGATGCCAGCGTCGAAGCATTGGCACTGCCCGCCACCGGCCAACATACCTGGCGCTTTGGTCTGCAGCGCATGCTATTGGGCTATGCACTGGAAAGTCGTAACGGTGACTGGCAGGGCATTCTGCCTTACGACGAATCCAGTGGATTGATTGCCGAACTTGCCGGACATCTGGCCGAATTACTCTCTCGCCTCGAAGCATGGCGCACCCGATTAGCCGGTGAGCGTACGCTGCCAGAATGGCTGCCGCTGTGCCGCGAGCTGATTGACAACTTTTTCAACGGCGATGCTGAAAGTGACGCGGCGTTACTGCTGGTTGAAACCCAGTGGAAACAAATTATCGAACAGGGCATGCAGGCTGACTATCAGCAGCCGATTCCTGTGACCTTATTACGTGACGAGTTGCGCTCGCGCCTCGATCAGCAACGTATTAGCCAGCGCTTCCTTGCCGGGCCGATTAACTTCTGTACCCTGATGCCAATGCGTTCAATTCCATTCAAAGTCGTCTGTTTGCTGGGGATGAACGATGGCGTCTATCCACGCACGTTAGCGCCGCTCGGTTTTGACCTGATGCAGCAGCAGGCACGCAAAGGCGATCGTAGCCGCCGTGATGATGACCGCTACCTGTTCCTGGAAGCCCTGATTTCTGCACAGCATCAGCTCTACATCAGCTATATCGGTCGTGCGATTCAGGACAACACCGAGCGTTATCCCTCCGTGTTGGTGACGGAGTTGGTGGATTATCTAGGTCAGAGTTTTTGTCTGCCAGGCGACGAAGCGTACGAACCCGACGTCAGCGAGCAGCGTGTTCGTGAACATTTACAGAAGCTCCACAGCCGCATGCCCTTTGCAGCGGAGAACTTCCGCCCTGACGCTTACGGCCAGAGCTTCGCGGCAGAATGGTTGCCCGCTGCCACCGGCAGTGGCGTGGCGCAGCCAGACTTTGTGCAACGGTTGCCGCCACTGCCGCTGGAAACGCTCTCGCTGGAGCAATTGCTGCGCTTCTGGCGTCATCCGGTACGGGCCTGGTTCCAGCAGCGGCTGGGCGTGGCTTTCTGGATGGAAGAGAGCGAATTGCCGGACAGCGAGCCGTTTGCCCCGGATAGTCTGGAGCGTTATCAAATCAATGCTCAGCTACTGAATACCCTGGTCAACGGTGAGGATCCCGCGCAGCTTTATGCACGTCATCGTGCAGCAGGCAATCTGCCATATGGTGCTTTTGGGGAACTTTTCTGGCAGAGCCAGACCGAAGAGATGCAGGAAGTGGCCGCCGAAGTGAGTGGACAGCGCCAGCCCGCAGAGAGTTGGGAAATCAATCTGCCGCTGAATGGGGTGCAGTTGACCGGCTGGTTAACCCAGGTACAAGCTGATGGGTTGTTACGCTGGCGTCCGGGTGTGCTGAACATGAACGATGGCCTGCTATTGTGGCTGGAGCATCTGGTGTACTGCGCGTTAGGCGGCAAAGGAGAAAGCCGCATGTACGGGCGCAAACAGAGCCGCTGGCGTTTTAAAGCCATCGACGCTGAACCCGCGCTCTCCCTGTTGAGTGAATACGTGGCGGCTTATCAGGCGGGGATGATGGAACCGCTGATGTTGTTGAACAAATCGGGTGGTGCCTGGCTGGATGCCAGTTTTGATCGAAAATCCGGACAGTTGCTGGATGATGACGCCACGCAGAAAAAGGCATTTAACAAATTGCTGCAAGCCTGGCAGGGTGGTTTTCAGGTGGAGGGCGAAGGCAGCGATCCTTATTTGCAGCGCCTGAGCCGTACGCTGGATGATGAGGCGGTGCAGCTGATTGTTGCCGCCGCTCGCCAGTGGTATTTACCGGTGCGCCTTGCGCATCAAGATGATGAATAGCAATCGGGTAACGCCGCTTTTGCGGGTGTTCTCAAAATCATAAAAGTTGTCTATTGCGCCGCTGGGCACACAGCCAGCGGTAAAGGGTAAAGAAAGGGGTTTAAATGCGGATTTACGCACGCTGGATTGGAGCGCTGCTGCTGAGCATGCTGGCGCTGAATGCCTTTGCTGATAGCGATCGCGGCTGGCAGCCCATCAATGAAACGATTCGAAAAAGCGATCACGATCCGCGCAGTTATCAGGCCATCACGCTGACTAACGGTATGACGGTGTTGCTGGTGTCTGACAAAGAAGCGCCTAAATCACTGGCCGCACTGACGTTGCCTATCGGCTCGCTGGACGATCCCAATCAGCAGCTTGGGCTGGCGCACTATACCGAACATATGGTGTTAATGGGCTCAAAACGTTATCCGCAACCAGATAATCTGGCCGAATTCCTGAAAAAGCACGGCGGCAGTCACAATGCCAGTACCGCGTCTTATCGCACCGCGTTCTATCTGGAAGTGGAGAATGATGCACTGCAACCGGCGGTGGATCGCCTGGCCGATGCTATTGCAGAGCCTTTGCTCGATCCGGTCAACGCTGATAGAGAGCGTCATGCAGTGAATGCAGAACTCACTATGGCGCGTTCGCGCGATGGCCTGCGTATGGCGCAGGTTGGGGCGGAAACCCTGAACCCAGCGCATCCAGCTTCCCGCTACTCAGGCGGCAACCTTGATACGCTGCGCGATAAGCCAGACAGCAATTTGCATCAGGCCTTGACGGATTTTTATCACAGCCACTATTCCGCCAATCTGATGAAAGCGGTGATATACAGCAACAAATCGCTGCCAGAAATGGCCGACATTGCGGTCCAGACTTTTGGACGAGTGGCTAACCATCAGGCCATCGTGCCGAAAATCGAAGTGCCGGTGGTAACCGATGCGCAGAAAGGCATCATCATCCACTACGTGCCCGCCCAACCGCGTAAACAGCTGAAAGTTGAATTCCGCATCGCCAACAACAGCGACCAGTTCCGCAGCAAAACCGATACGTTGATCAGTTACATCCTGGGCAACCGCAGTAAAAACACCCTTAACGACTGGCTGCAAAAGCAGGGGCTGGCCGACGGTGTGAATGCCGGTGCCGATCCGATGACGGACCGCAATAGTGGCGTGTTTGCCATCACGGTCTCCCTGACCGACAAAGGCCTGGCACAGCGTGATGAAGTGGTGGCGGCGATCTTTAGCTACCTCGACATGCTGCGTAGTAAAGGCATCGATAAGGACTATTTCGATGAGGTATCGCATGTGCTGGCGCTGGATTTCCGCTATCCGTCGATCACCCGTGACATGGATTACATTGAATGGTTAGTGGATACCATGCTGCGCGTGCCGGTGGATCATACGCTGGATGCCCCTTATCTCGCGGATAACTTTGATCCTGCGGCGATCAAATCTCGTCTGGATGAGATGACACCGCAAAATGCCCGCATCTGGTATATCAGCCCAAATGAGCCGCACAACAAAGAAGCCTATTTTGTGAATGCGCCTTATCAGGTCGATAAAATCAGTGATGCACAGTTCAGTGACTGGCAGCAGCGCGGCGCGCAGATCCAACTGTCGATGCCGACGCTGAATCCGTACATCCCTTCTGATTTCTCCATTATGCCTGGCGATGGCAAAACGTATACGCATCCGGTGGCGCTGACCGACGGTGACAGCATGCGCATCTACTGGATGCCAAGCCAGTTCTACGCCAGTGAACCAAAGGCAGCCATTACTCTGGCACTGCGCAACAAAGCGGCAATAAGCGACGCGCGTCAGCAGGTATTGTTTGGTCTGAATGATTATCTCTCCAGCGTGGCGCTGGATGAGTTGAACTCGCAAGCGTCAGTGGGGGGGATCAGTTTTTCTACCGGTGAAGATGACGGCATTGTGTTCAGCGCCAGTGGTTTTACCCAGCGTCTGCCGGAGTTACTGAAAAAACTGGTTGAGGGCTATGCCAGCTTCCAGCCGGACGCACAGCAACTTGAACAGGCGAAATCCTGGTATCTGGATCGACTGGAAGCAGCCGAGAAGGGCAAAGCCTTCGAGCAGGCGATTCAGCCGATGCAGATGCTGTCACAGCTGCCGTATACCCAGCGTGAGACGCGCCGCAAGTTGGTGAAAGACCTGACGCTGAAAGACGTGACGGATTACCGTGATGCCTTACTGCGCAACGCCACGCCGGAAATGATGGTGGTGGGCAACCTCTCCGCCGATCGCGTTAAACAGCTGGGCACCGATCTGCAACAGCAGTTGCACAGTGATGGTCACAGTTACTGGCACAGCGATTACGTGGTGATCGATAAAGCCATGAAGGCCAACCTGCAAACCGCAGGAAGCAGCACGGATTCTGCACTGGCAGCCCTCTACGTGCCACTGGGTTACGACGAGTATCAAAGCATGGCCAACAGCACCATGTTGAGCCAGATTGTCCAACCCTGGTTCTATAACCAACTGCGCACCCAGGAACAGCTAGGCTATGCGGTGTTCTCGTATCAGATGCCGATTGGTCGCCAGTGGGGGATTGGCTTCCTGCTGCAAAGCAACAGCAAGCAGCCGGCCTATCTGATGCAGCGTTTTGAGGCGTTTTATCCGCAGGCTGAACAACGCCTGCGCGACATGAAACCGGAAGATTTTTCCCAGTATCAGCAGGCGCTGATCAACGACTTAAAACAGCGCCCGCAAACTCTGGATGAAGAAGCGAATCGCTATAGCCGTGACTTCAACCGGCAGAATTTTGCTTTCGATACGCGTGAAAAAGCCATCGAGCAGATTCAAAAGCTCACGCCGCAGGGCGTGGCAGATTTCTTCCATAAAGCGGTGCTGGAACAGCAGGGCATGGCGATGATTTCGCAGATTGGCGGCAGC is a window of Pantoea rwandensis DNA encoding:
- the recC gene encoding exodeoxyribonuclease V subunit gamma; the encoded protein is MFRVYHSNQLDLLKNLAGILIENQPLNDAFAAEQVLVQSPGMAQWLQMELANSFGIAANIDFPLPATFIWNMFVKVLPGIPEESAFTKASMSWKLMHRLPTLLEQEAFQPLRHYLNEDDDKRKLYQLSARVADLFDQYLVYRSDWLNSWERGELIDGLSDAQQWQAPLWRDLVAFTEQLGQPMWHRANLYARFIHALEQATTAPAGLPQRVFICGISALPPVYLQALEALGRHIDIHLLFTNPCRHYWGDIQDYAFLAKLQSRKRRRMQSEEAQPLFRDPEAAPTLFNELGEQQLTNPLLASWGKLGRDNLFLLSQMESAANDIDAFVEMPQDSLLHSLQADLLNLDDHAVIGLHADELGNSHKKRVLDPDDRTITLQVCHSAQREVEVLQDHLLALMEADPDLKPRDIIVMVADIDSYAPFIQAAFASAPADRYLPFAISDRRASQAHPAILALLSVLALPDSRFASEEVLALLEVPALAQRFSVDESGLRLLRRWVMESGIRWGLDDASVEALALPATGQHTWRFGLQRMLLGYALESRNGDWQGILPYDESSGLIAELAGHLAELLSRLEAWRTRLAGERTLPEWLPLCRELIDNFFNGDAESDAALLLVETQWKQIIEQGMQADYQQPIPVTLLRDELRSRLDQQRISQRFLAGPINFCTLMPMRSIPFKVVCLLGMNDGVYPRTLAPLGFDLMQQQARKGDRSRRDDDRYLFLEALISAQHQLYISYIGRAIQDNTERYPSVLVTELVDYLGQSFCLPGDEAYEPDVSEQRVREHLQKLHSRMPFAAENFRPDAYGQSFAAEWLPAATGSGVAQPDFVQRLPPLPLETLSLEQLLRFWRHPVRAWFQQRLGVAFWMEESELPDSEPFAPDSLERYQINAQLLNTLVNGEDPAQLYARHRAAGNLPYGAFGELFWQSQTEEMQEVAAEVSGQRQPAESWEINLPLNGVQLTGWLTQVQADGLLRWRPGVLNMNDGLLLWLEHLVYCALGGKGESRMYGRKQSRWRFKAIDAEPALSLLSEYVAAYQAGMMEPLMLLNKSGGAWLDASFDRKSGQLLDDDATQKKAFNKLLQAWQGGFQVEGEGSDPYLQRLSRTLDDEAVQLIVAAARQWYLPVRLAHQDDE
- the thyA gene encoding thymidylate synthase, whose protein sequence is MKQYLDLMQHVLNEGAEKADRTGTGTLSIFGHQMRFNLQDGFPLVTTKKVHLRSIIHELLWFLKGETNISYLKDNKVTIWDEWADENGDLGPVYGKQWRSWGSASGEEIDQISKVIEQLKRDPDSRRIIVSAWNVGELDQMALAPCHAFFQFYVANGKLSCQLYQRSCDIFLGLPFNIASYALLVHMVAQQCDLEVGDFVWTGGDTHLYSNHLEQAQLQLTREPRPLPKLVIKRKPASIFDYNFEDFEIEGYDPYPAIKAPVAV
- a CDS encoding prepilin-type N-terminal cleavage/methylation domain-containing protein, whose amino-acid sequence is MAETLVAMLLLAMTISTLLQYHQALALGFSQQWQQRQAWQVAGQALLGREVAGWHIERQQQSVGIGCVLERITVTGSQQRSASLAQLNCH
- a CDS encoding DUF2509 family protein: MSQYGNSTLGMVLMLLLLGSLTLHATRTQLSQGMVLVADTQQYHQDFAQAQAALQWGLMQSWPAASGWQCQQQSLHQWLSCLLYTEEGNALLSGQDEKSELRLWQWVSPRSHRLHPQAHGWIDYCPLSKPEHCQPQEGSAGL
- a CDS encoding prepilin-type N-terminal cleavage/methylation domain-containing protein, whose protein sequence is MLSILLDVALLPAVKMRIFIAMNKHANLGFTLPELLLVMVIAGILSLGALHSWQRWQQHQQLRDSVQQLQGFLLRLRAHANWHNSDLNLWLIPGERGCLGVGVKPPEGCELPSRWRLAPPHTGVRFSAIIGEPGFFGRRDVARPGSIEVESAVGRWRVIISARARLRACQEGEKGCE
- the ptrA gene encoding pitrilysin yields the protein MRIYARWIGALLLSMLALNAFADSDRGWQPINETIRKSDHDPRSYQAITLTNGMTVLLVSDKEAPKSLAALTLPIGSLDDPNQQLGLAHYTEHMVLMGSKRYPQPDNLAEFLKKHGGSHNASTASYRTAFYLEVENDALQPAVDRLADAIAEPLLDPVNADRERHAVNAELTMARSRDGLRMAQVGAETLNPAHPASRYSGGNLDTLRDKPDSNLHQALTDFYHSHYSANLMKAVIYSNKSLPEMADIAVQTFGRVANHQAIVPKIEVPVVTDAQKGIIIHYVPAQPRKQLKVEFRIANNSDQFRSKTDTLISYILGNRSKNTLNDWLQKQGLADGVNAGADPMTDRNSGVFAITVSLTDKGLAQRDEVVAAIFSYLDMLRSKGIDKDYFDEVSHVLALDFRYPSITRDMDYIEWLVDTMLRVPVDHTLDAPYLADNFDPAAIKSRLDEMTPQNARIWYISPNEPHNKEAYFVNAPYQVDKISDAQFSDWQQRGAQIQLSMPTLNPYIPSDFSIMPGDGKTYTHPVALTDGDSMRIYWMPSQFYASEPKAAITLALRNKAAISDARQQVLFGLNDYLSSVALDELNSQASVGGISFSTGEDDGIVFSASGFTQRLPELLKKLVEGYASFQPDAQQLEQAKSWYLDRLEAAEKGKAFEQAIQPMQMLSQLPYTQRETRRKLVKDLTLKDVTDYRDALLRNATPEMMVVGNLSADRVKQLGTDLQQQLHSDGHSYWHSDYVVIDKAMKANLQTAGSSTDSALAALYVPLGYDEYQSMANSTMLSQIVQPWFYNQLRTQEQLGYAVFSYQMPIGRQWGIGFLLQSNSKQPAYLMQRFEAFYPQAEQRLRDMKPEDFSQYQQALINDLKQRPQTLDEEANRYSRDFNRQNFAFDTREKAIEQIQKLTPQGVADFFHKAVLEQQGMAMISQIGGSHDGATKDDYAPLPGFTTWDQVEKLQQSLPVKSDAQ
- a CDS encoding prepilin peptidase-dependent protein; amino-acid sequence: MRIAEAGFSLLEMLIALAVGAILMVSVGRFLPLLLEQNLRLQQRVQLQQELQQLSHTLQKALQRAGYCRGQCSGPALTLAAGGSCVLLRWDENSNGRWEDVGSSDSDFYGYRLRSGQLEMQRAVDSCNGNGWERLTDPAFLTIEHFNVVRQGTRLVLHLTGRAGAQSLQVEHWVEGRNL